Proteins encoded within one genomic window of Brachybacterium avium:
- a CDS encoding shikimate kinase — MTGPLAILIGPMAAGKTSVGRALASRLEVPFADLDALIVEADGRAIPEIFADDGEAAFRELEATTLARALQEHPGVLSLGGGAPLHPDSRERLRGAPVIWLDVDEIVAARRIAHGAGRPMLQGEDPMSRWRELAVQRGPCYRELAALRIDSGHGTPARVARSILRALHDDTTIPPEKETS, encoded by the coding sequence ATGACCGGTCCCCTCGCCATCCTGATCGGCCCGATGGCAGCGGGGAAGACCAGCGTCGGTCGCGCCCTCGCCTCCCGGCTCGAGGTCCCCTTCGCGGACCTCGACGCCCTGATCGTCGAGGCCGACGGCCGTGCCATCCCCGAGATCTTCGCCGACGACGGCGAGGCGGCCTTCCGCGAGCTGGAGGCCACGACCCTGGCGCGAGCGCTGCAGGAGCATCCCGGGGTGCTGTCCCTCGGCGGCGGCGCCCCCCTGCATCCCGACTCCCGGGAGCGGCTGCGGGGCGCGCCGGTGATCTGGCTGGACGTGGACGAGATCGTCGCCGCCCGGCGGATCGCGCACGGCGCGGGTCGCCCGATGCTGCAGGGCGAGGATCCGATGTCCCGCTGGCGCGAGCTGGCCGTGCAGCGCGGCCCCTGCTATCGCGAGCTGGCGGCGCTGCGGATCGACTCCGGCCACGGCACCCCCGCCCGCGTGGCCCGCTCCATCCTCCGCGCCCTGCACGACGACACCACGATCCCTCCCGAGAAGGAGACCTCATGA
- the aroB gene encoding 3-dehydroquinate synthase: MSTTVIPVTTPTGGYDVHVGRGLLADLTSFLPERARRIVIVHQPSLRDVAEQVRATIAETGRQAFAAEIPDGEEAKTAQVAGFLWGVCGQAEIGRSDLVIGLGGGAATDLAGFVAASWLRGIDVLQVPTTVAAMVDAAVGGKTGINTAEGKNLVGAFHPPVAVVADLDVLGTLGAHDIAAGLAEAVKAGFIEDTRILEIVEQGPAAVLDVTTGEFREVIERAVRVKARVVSADLREAGEREILNYGHTLAHAIERNERYQWRHGAAVSIGMMFAAEISHLAGKLSEAEVDRHRRILVSLGLPTTYRDRQWPKLEDAMKRDKKTRAGLLRFVVLDRIGKVSRIEGPDPALLLSAYAAITEE, encoded by the coding sequence ATGAGCACGACGGTCATCCCTGTGACCACCCCGACCGGCGGCTACGACGTGCACGTCGGCCGCGGCCTGCTCGCCGACCTCACCAGCTTCCTGCCCGAGCGGGCGCGACGGATCGTCATCGTGCACCAACCGAGCCTGCGCGATGTCGCCGAGCAGGTGCGCGCCACGATCGCCGAGACCGGCCGGCAGGCCTTCGCCGCGGAGATCCCCGACGGGGAGGAGGCGAAGACCGCTCAGGTCGCCGGCTTCCTCTGGGGGGTGTGCGGGCAGGCCGAGATCGGCCGCAGCGATCTGGTGATCGGGCTCGGCGGCGGTGCCGCGACGGATCTGGCCGGTTTCGTCGCCGCGTCCTGGCTGCGCGGCATCGATGTCCTCCAGGTGCCCACCACGGTCGCCGCCATGGTCGATGCGGCCGTGGGCGGCAAGACCGGCATCAACACCGCCGAGGGCAAGAACCTCGTCGGCGCCTTCCACCCCCCGGTGGCGGTGGTCGCCGACCTCGACGTGCTGGGCACCCTCGGCGCGCACGACATCGCCGCGGGCCTGGCCGAGGCGGTCAAGGCCGGCTTCATCGAGGACACCCGGATCCTGGAGATCGTCGAGCAGGGCCCGGCTGCGGTCCTCGACGTGACCACGGGGGAGTTCCGCGAGGTCATCGAGCGGGCGGTCCGGGTCAAGGCCCGAGTGGTCTCGGCTGATCTGCGCGAGGCGGGGGAGCGCGAGATCCTCAACTACGGGCACACCCTCGCCCACGCCATCGAGCGCAACGAGCGCTACCAGTGGCGCCACGGCGCCGCGGTGAGCATCGGCATGATGTTCGCCGCCGAGATCTCCCACCTGGCCGGCAAGCTCTCCGAGGCCGAGGTCGACCGGCACCGCCGGATCCTCGTCTCGCTCGGCTTGCCCACCACCTACCGGGACCGGCAGTGGCCCAAGCTCGAGGACGCCATGAAGCGGGACAAGAAGACCCGCGCCGGGCTGCTGCGCTTCGTGGTGCTGGACCGGATCGGGAAGGTCTCGCGCATCGAGGGCCCCGACCCGGCGCTGCTGCTGTCCGCCTACGCCGCGATCACCGAGGAGTGA
- the aroD gene encoding type I 3-dehydroquinate dehydratase, with product MREHPQNETPRGEEPTLEQGTGQHETDVRRRTATVRGIELGRARPEIIVPLVGADEEDLLAQAGSAASTRARIMEWRLDRFRPDLGDTGEHREAVLAVLPALRAQLGPDRALLVTFRTVAEGGARPIADVDLGILLDALISVRRAGTQSPVDLVDIETSRDAGTVARVISAAHRHGTVVVGSFHDMETTPSEAELVKILRAQRRLGADVPKIAVTPRSARDVLTLLSASLTVAEDLSGPHIAISMGPLGASTRVAAETFGSAATFATVGEGSAPGQLRAEDVAEMLELLRP from the coding sequence ATGAGAGAGCATCCCCAGAACGAGACGCCCCGGGGCGAGGAGCCCACCCTCGAGCAGGGCACCGGGCAGCACGAGACCGATGTGCGTCGTCGCACCGCGACGGTGCGCGGCATCGAGCTGGGTCGGGCGCGGCCCGAGATCATCGTCCCGCTGGTCGGGGCCGATGAGGAGGACCTGCTCGCGCAGGCCGGCAGCGCGGCGAGCACCCGGGCCCGGATCATGGAGTGGCGGCTGGACCGCTTCCGACCGGATCTCGGGGACACCGGTGAGCACCGCGAGGCGGTGCTGGCCGTCCTGCCGGCGCTGCGTGCACAGCTCGGCCCGGACCGTGCCCTGCTGGTCACCTTCCGCACCGTCGCCGAAGGCGGTGCGCGACCCATCGCCGATGTGGACCTGGGGATCCTGCTGGATGCCCTGATCAGCGTCCGCCGGGCCGGCACGCAGTCCCCCGTCGACCTCGTGGACATCGAGACCTCCCGCGACGCGGGGACCGTCGCCCGGGTGATCTCCGCCGCCCATCGCCACGGCACCGTGGTCGTCGGGTCCTTCCACGACATGGAGACGACCCCGTCCGAGGCGGAGCTGGTCAAGATCCTGCGCGCCCAGCGTCGGCTCGGCGCTGATGTCCCGAAGATCGCCGTGACACCGCGCAGTGCGCGGGACGTGCTCACCCTGCTCTCGGCCAGCCTCACCGTCGCCGAGGACCTCTCGGGCCCGCATATCGCGATCAGCATGGGCCCGCTGGGAGCGAGCACCCGGGTCGCCGCCGAGACCTTCGGCAGCGCCGCGACCTTCGCGACGGTCGGTGAAGGCTCCGCCCCCGGTCAGCTGAGGGCCGAGGACGTGGCGGAGATGCTGGAGCTGCTGCGCCCCTGA
- a CDS encoding trimeric intracellular cation channel family protein: MGPLELLITNDVLRVMDLLGVFVMGVAAGALASRLNFDAVGFAVIGISAGLGGGLVRDLILGIGVPAAFDGPWYLACALAGAGFSFLVATEGAWWRHLVTVLDIAAMGLWAATGTAKSLGYGLDVLPAILLGVTSAVGGGVIRDVLVGRIPAIFGGGPLYATGALLTAVLTWLVVALGLPSPLVLIAVAVGALLAGLAAWRRWTLPAHAEWQVTMSAPQLKRLVRRTRKQERERVALETGTIPVIDPTGDDLADDAAADDLDAAGYEDRIFAEPVVEELPSTAEHGRRGQEPRGSDDEEGTSAGHS; this comes from the coding sequence GTGGGCCCTCTCGAGCTGCTGATCACCAACGACGTGCTGCGCGTCATGGACCTGCTGGGCGTGTTCGTGATGGGTGTCGCCGCCGGTGCGCTGGCCTCCCGGCTGAACTTCGACGCGGTCGGCTTCGCGGTCATCGGCATCTCCGCCGGGCTCGGCGGCGGCCTCGTGCGCGACCTCATCCTCGGTATCGGGGTGCCGGCGGCGTTCGACGGACCCTGGTACCTGGCCTGCGCCCTCGCAGGCGCCGGCTTCTCGTTCCTCGTCGCGACCGAAGGCGCCTGGTGGCGGCACCTGGTGACGGTGCTGGACATCGCCGCCATGGGCCTGTGGGCCGCGACCGGCACCGCGAAGTCCCTCGGCTACGGGCTCGATGTGCTGCCCGCGATCCTGCTCGGGGTGACCAGCGCGGTCGGCGGCGGTGTCATCCGCGACGTGCTGGTGGGCCGTATCCCCGCGATCTTCGGCGGTGGGCCGCTGTACGCCACCGGTGCGCTCCTGACCGCGGTCCTGACCTGGCTCGTCGTGGCCCTCGGACTCCCCTCGCCGCTGGTGCTGATCGCGGTGGCCGTCGGCGCCCTCCTCGCGGGCCTCGCGGCATGGCGGCGCTGGACGCTGCCCGCCCACGCAGAGTGGCAGGTGACCATGTCCGCGCCACAGCTGAAGCGGCTCGTGCGACGCACCCGCAAGCAGGAGCGCGAACGGGTCGCCCTGGAGACCGGCACGATCCCGGTGATCGATCCGACCGGCGACGATCTCGCCGACGACGCGGCGGCGGATGACCTCGACGCTGCCGGCTACGAGGACAGGATCTTCGCCGAGCCGGTGGTCGAGGAGCTGCCCAGCACCGCCGAGCACGGCCGCCGGGGTCAGGAGCCGAGGGGCTCCGACGACGAGGAGGGCACGTCGGCCGGCCACAGCTGA
- the coaE gene encoding dephospho-CoA kinase (Dephospho-CoA kinase (CoaE) performs the final step in coenzyme A biosynthesis.) — translation MPALTCPPRLGLTGGIGSGKSTVAEIWRRAGHRVIDLDAHSRRVLDVPGDGVEEAVARFGEEFRNPEGTIDRAALALLVFADATARAALERIVLARVDVAVAREEEAAAQAGERVIIHDSPLLLEQEQESGYRSVIAVLARREDRITRVIRDRGKDRAYVESIMAVQVTDLERIRRADRLVLNTGDRETLTARALRALEAVLADLEDSALR, via the coding sequence ATGCCTGCTCTCACCTGTCCGCCGCGCCTCGGTCTCACCGGCGGCATCGGCTCGGGAAAGTCCACCGTCGCCGAGATCTGGCGCCGCGCCGGGCACCGGGTGATCGATCTGGACGCCCATTCCCGCCGGGTGCTGGATGTTCCTGGGGACGGGGTCGAGGAGGCGGTCGCCCGCTTCGGTGAGGAGTTCCGCAACCCTGAGGGCACCATCGACCGCGCGGCGCTGGCGCTTCTGGTGTTCGCGGACGCGACGGCCCGCGCGGCGCTCGAGCGCATCGTCCTTGCCCGGGTCGACGTCGCGGTCGCTCGGGAGGAGGAGGCGGCGGCGCAGGCGGGGGAGCGGGTGATCATCCACGACAGCCCGCTGCTGCTCGAGCAGGAGCAGGAGAGCGGCTACCGCTCGGTCATCGCCGTGCTCGCCCGGCGCGAGGACCGCATCACCCGGGTGATCCGGGATCGTGGCAAGGATCGCGCCTATGTCGAGTCGATCATGGCCGTGCAGGTCACCGATCTCGAGCGGATCCGCCGTGCCGACCGTCTGGTGCTGAACACCGGCGACCGGGAGACGCTCACCGCCCGCGCGCTGCGGGCCCTCGAGGCGGTGCTCGCCGACCTCGAGGATTCCGCCCTGCGCTGA